A single region of the Thunnus maccoyii chromosome 10, fThuMac1.1, whole genome shotgun sequence genome encodes:
- the LOC121906046 gene encoding ETS1-related protein isoform X1, protein MYWDTIIKPGDSKDSKIKMEICQTGYYTEDFRTQEVPAGFDFASYDYPGEDLSFLLDSKAPGQQQYPAESSYPEPLKASHPYDTKVSASDTALFNLDSYQEFNWWASYPHADGLTVNQSQTAYQESPQTYQSMVPQNGQFSPAMEGSHSPFLTAKGSNTLQSETDQNYSCHSAELYDSDGQRQSSSFWPDYSSPSFPAPLPHPPQASCPANPGPQSSEQYCPRVAKRKNTPTQRPDREGQMTGMSAYPGSGPIQLWQFLLELLLDSACHTFISWTGDGWEFKMSDPTEVAKRWGQCKNKPKMNYEKLSRGLRYYYHKNIIHKTAGKRYVYRFVCDMQGMLGKTAQEVLTSLNVLPTNTESWQCPGVPAAVTSEHSSDRWASQ, encoded by the exons atgtacTGGGACACTATCATCAAACCTGGAGACAGCAAAGACTCGAAAATTAAG ATGGAGATTTGCCAGACTGGATATTACACAGAGGACTTTAGGACACAGGAAGTGCCCGCAGGCTTTGACTTTGCATCTTATG ACTACCCTGGTGAAGACCTGTCTTTTCTGTTAGACAGTAAAGCACCCGGACAGCAGCAGTATCCGGCAGAAAGCAGCTACCCAGAGCCACTGAAAGCTTCTCACCCTTACGACACCAAAG TGAGTGCCAGTGATACTGCTCTCTTCAACCTGGACTCATACCAAGAGTTCAACTGGTGGGCCTCATACCCACATG CAGATGGTCTAACAGTCAACCAGTCACAAACTGCGTACCAGGAATCTCCACAGACATACCAGAGTATGGTGCCCCAGAACGGGCAGTTCAGCCCGGCCATGGAGGGCAGCCACAGCCCCTTCCTAACTGCAAAAGGATcaaacacattacaaa GTGAGACAGATCAGAACTACTCCTGTCACTCGGCTGAACTGTACGACTCCGACGGACAGAGGCAGTCATCATCTTTCTGGCCTGATTACTCCTCTCCCAGCTTTCCTGCCCCACTACCACACCCGCCTCAGGCCTCCTGCCCCGCAAACCCTGGTCCTCAATCCTCAGAGCAGTACTGCCCCCGTGTGGCCAAACGCAAAAATACACCCACACAGAGGCCAGACAGGGAGGGCCAGATGACAGGAATGTCTGCTTATCCAG GTTCTGGGCCAATCCAGTTGTGGCAGTTTCTACTGGAGCTACTTCTGGACTCTGCCTGCCATACCTTCATTTCCTGGACGGGAGACGGTTGGGAGTTTAAGATGTCAGACCCCACAGAG GTGGCCAAGCGTTGGGGTCAGTGCAAGAACAAACCCAAGATGAATTACGAGAAGTTGAGCCGCGGCCTGCGCTACTACTACCACAAGAACATCATCCACAAGACGGCAGGCAAACGCTACGTCTACCGCTTTGTCTGTGACATGCAGGGCATGCTGGGGAAGACAGCGCAGGAGGTCCTGACCAGTCTAAACGTTTTGCCCACAAACACGGAGTCGTGGCAGTGCCCCGGGGTACCGGCAGCGGTGACGTCAGAGCACAGCAGTGACAGATGGGCGTCACAGTAG
- the LOC121906049 gene encoding uncharacterized protein LOC121906049 has product MVPTIKLAISDTLKDLSKSELDTFIFHLRDRREEPLIRRSSLEGKNLHEVTDLLVSTFTELGAKKVTMEILRQINCNEQAEKLDSKTKACTDKGDPTFRKISDRELETKPSQEALNYRASRWPSQAAQHGGPPVKKPEEVEAEAKAQIRSEGGDLSNERLVLSRYKIQFGQYRGQPFKWLLENDVGYTAFIVASHQKEHEHTMHQSPLMANKDSFTRYATAYPEILTEVRFHRAYENAKAMSLQPGQEGKALVGFGIYRWETLQGLYTSKNDNKISYVNFLRNKSTWEPGSKMEAAIKYIVQRDRQRARGRPTRGRSARHQPTSVSRPIQRYWRRSWRKTPTLPR; this is encoded by the exons ATGGTCCCTACAATCAAACTGGCTATATCGGACACGCTGAAAGATCTTAGCAAGAGTGAATTGGATACGTTTATTTTCCACTTGCGTGACCGCAGGGAAGAGCCACTGATCAGACGGAGCTCTTTGGAGGGTAAAAACTTGCATGAGGTTACAGACCTCTTGGTTTCCACCTTCACCGAGCTCGGAGCCAAAAAAGTGACAATGGAGATACTGAGGCAGATTAACTGCAACGAGCAAGCAGAGAAACTGG ATTCGAAGACCAAAGCCTGTACGGAC aaAGGTGACCCTACCTTCCGTAAGATCTCAGACAGGGAGTTGGAGACGAAGCCCTCACAAGAGGCTCTGAACTATAGGGCTAGCCGGTGGCCCTCACAAGCTGCTCAACACGGAGGTCCTCCTGTGAAGAAGCCAGAAGAGGTGGAGGCTGAGGCGAAGGCCCAAATTCGCTCTGAGGGTGGAGACCTTAGTAATGAGAGGCTTGTTCTGAGCCGGTATAAGATTCAGTTTGGCCAGTACCGAGGTCAACCCTTCAAATGGCTGCTGGAGAATGATGTGGGCTACACCGCTTTCATTGTGGCTAGCCACCAGAAGGAACATGAGCACACAATGCATCAAAGCCCGTTGATGGCCAACAAG gattCCTTCACTCGCTACGCAACTGCTTACCCTGAGATTTTGACAGAAGTCAGATTTCATCGTGCATACGAGAACGCCAAAGCGATGTCACTTCAGCCAGGCCAAGAGGGAAAGGCCCTTGTTGGCTTTGGTATTTACCGATGGGAGACACTGCAGGGCCTGTACACATCAAAGAACGACAACAAAATCAG CTATGTCAACTTTCTCCGCAACAAGTCAACCTGGGAACCAGGGTCCAAAATGGAGGCTGCTATCAAATACATTGTACAGCGTGACAGACAGCGCGCCAGGGGGAGACCAACCAGAGGGAGAAGTGCCAGACACCAGCCTACAAGTGTCTCAAG GCCCATACAAAGGTATTGGAGAAGGAGCTGGAGAAAGACACCAACTCTGCCCCGTTAG
- the LOC121906046 gene encoding ETS1-related protein isoform X2, producing the protein MYWDTIIKPGDSKDSKIKMEICQTGYYTEDFRTQEVPAGFDFASYDYPGEDLSFLLDSKAPGQQQYPAESSYPEPLKASHPYDTKVSASDTALFNLDSYQEFNWWASYPHDGLTVNQSQTAYQESPQTYQSMVPQNGQFSPAMEGSHSPFLTAKGSNTLQSETDQNYSCHSAELYDSDGQRQSSSFWPDYSSPSFPAPLPHPPQASCPANPGPQSSEQYCPRVAKRKNTPTQRPDREGQMTGMSAYPGSGPIQLWQFLLELLLDSACHTFISWTGDGWEFKMSDPTEVAKRWGQCKNKPKMNYEKLSRGLRYYYHKNIIHKTAGKRYVYRFVCDMQGMLGKTAQEVLTSLNVLPTNTESWQCPGVPAAVTSEHSSDRWASQ; encoded by the exons atgtacTGGGACACTATCATCAAACCTGGAGACAGCAAAGACTCGAAAATTAAG ATGGAGATTTGCCAGACTGGATATTACACAGAGGACTTTAGGACACAGGAAGTGCCCGCAGGCTTTGACTTTGCATCTTATG ACTACCCTGGTGAAGACCTGTCTTTTCTGTTAGACAGTAAAGCACCCGGACAGCAGCAGTATCCGGCAGAAAGCAGCTACCCAGAGCCACTGAAAGCTTCTCACCCTTACGACACCAAAG TGAGTGCCAGTGATACTGCTCTCTTCAACCTGGACTCATACCAAGAGTTCAACTGGTGGGCCTCATACCCACATG ATGGTCTAACAGTCAACCAGTCACAAACTGCGTACCAGGAATCTCCACAGACATACCAGAGTATGGTGCCCCAGAACGGGCAGTTCAGCCCGGCCATGGAGGGCAGCCACAGCCCCTTCCTAACTGCAAAAGGATcaaacacattacaaa GTGAGACAGATCAGAACTACTCCTGTCACTCGGCTGAACTGTACGACTCCGACGGACAGAGGCAGTCATCATCTTTCTGGCCTGATTACTCCTCTCCCAGCTTTCCTGCCCCACTACCACACCCGCCTCAGGCCTCCTGCCCCGCAAACCCTGGTCCTCAATCCTCAGAGCAGTACTGCCCCCGTGTGGCCAAACGCAAAAATACACCCACACAGAGGCCAGACAGGGAGGGCCAGATGACAGGAATGTCTGCTTATCCAG GTTCTGGGCCAATCCAGTTGTGGCAGTTTCTACTGGAGCTACTTCTGGACTCTGCCTGCCATACCTTCATTTCCTGGACGGGAGACGGTTGGGAGTTTAAGATGTCAGACCCCACAGAG GTGGCCAAGCGTTGGGGTCAGTGCAAGAACAAACCCAAGATGAATTACGAGAAGTTGAGCCGCGGCCTGCGCTACTACTACCACAAGAACATCATCCACAAGACGGCAGGCAAACGCTACGTCTACCGCTTTGTCTGTGACATGCAGGGCATGCTGGGGAAGACAGCGCAGGAGGTCCTGACCAGTCTAAACGTTTTGCCCACAAACACGGAGTCGTGGCAGTGCCCCGGGGTACCGGCAGCGGTGACGTCAGAGCACAGCAGTGACAGATGGGCGTCACAGTAG